A single Penaeus chinensis breed Huanghai No. 1 chromosome 42, ASM1920278v2, whole genome shotgun sequence DNA region contains:
- the LOC125048050 gene encoding uncharacterized protein LOC125048050, with protein MQENERNTRDWCAIWGTILTSSCLMCMGFVLLVDGIDNTAGYSLLFSGGILLVLSIMAALGKCRLNRSYGQDVNHDPPPSYRWSWRRSFLRRHPSCRMTDRRLISRNRQEENGTVNQATDSQDSEINETLSSYSVSTIRVTGSPRNNMSDISIPMSGTPAEGERYAEEGRLSVNTLIHAHSLSSVADPPCYEMAVANMDEGTLRKLKSEMDLRTMSRVVEFPGVK; from the exons ATGCAGGAGAATGAACGTAACACAAGAgat TGGTGCGCCATCTGGGGGACTATTTTAACGTCGTCCTGCCTAATGTGCATGGGTTTTGTGCTCCTTGTTGATGGGATAGACAACACGGCAGGATATAGCCTTCTGTTTTCTGGAG GTATACTATTGGTGCTATCGATAATGGCCGCCCTTGGCAAATGCAGACTCAACAGGTCCTACGGCCAAGACGTGAACCACGACCCTCCTCCTTCGTATAGGTGGTCGTGGAGAAGGTCGTTCCTGAGGAGACACCCGTCCTGCAG AATGACAGACCGTCGGCTGATATCCCGCAACAGACAGGAAGAAAACGGAACTGTCAACCAAGCCACAGATTCCCAAGACTCCGAAATTAATGAAACTCTTTCATCTTATTCCGTTTCCACGATCCGCGTGACAGGTTCTCCACGGAATAATATGTCTGACATATCTATCCCTATGTCTGGCACTCctgcagaaggagaaagatacgCGGAAGAGGGTCGTTTAAGcgtaaacacactcatacacgctcATTCACTTTCGTCTGTAGCTGATCCGCCGTGTTACGAAATGGCTGTCGCTAATATGGACGAAGGTACGCTCAGGAAACTAAAATCAGAGATGGATTTGCGTACAATGTCTCGCGTGGTGGAGTTTCCAGGAGTGAAATGA
- the LOC125047902 gene encoding uncharacterized protein LOC125047902: MPQLHQPRQLLWSCISAISEMVIAQTLSCPEPIQNVSTRKLLLKYVPPLLLQDIMNCVMRMIAIHHAPRASAKVVTCLLEILIHPRLLELRLSDLSYVGSVELEALDTVENTLIKLLPSLSHLTHLNLSTNRNKITFPSCSTEILQVVGCSCPNLQLLDLNHNNRVTGEGLLYLYPSDTREGCAKLEKLFIQDCSIEPEDVAMLIHFFPNLQIVGYKELGTSLQMLKSQPRKFSWKRRRYQYCLKLTHVDNSLSRVQRCDGDVVDFVCESCPDLENLKVRVCDEDVGGMGRLEKLKHLELRFYTGVHHPISLSTLNYLMDHGHRLSSLAIFCNRLHARHIQTIAESCINLKKLFLHANSAVMDTLLQSNKNAMSKLEVLSLRLGHDELIMSPGACDIACFLVQPAKALQELYLLVRSHGINHAFIVRLLEINPLSKLKPYRDGI, translated from the exons AATGTCAGTACACGTAAACTGCTCCTCAAATACGTGCCACCTCTTCTGCTGCAGGACATAATGAACTGTGTCATGCGCATGATTGCCATACACCACGCGCCAAGAGCCTCTGCGAAAGTTGTAACGTGCCTTTTAGAAATACTCATTCACCCCAG GTTACTGGAGCTACGTCTGTCAGATCTTAGTTATGTGGGGAGCGTCGAGCTAGAAGCACTGGACACGGTAGAGAACACATTGATAAAGTTGCTGCCCTCCCTGTCACACCTCACACACCTTAACCTGTCCACGAACCGAAACAAGATCACCTTCCCCTCCTGTTCCACGGAGATCCTGCAGGTGGTGGGATGCTCCTGCCCCAACCTGCAGCTCCTGGACCTCAACCACAACAACCGCGTCACAGGGGAAGGCCTGCTGTACCTCTACCCCTCCGACACACGGGAAGGTTGCGCCAAGCTGGAGAAGCTCTTCATCCAGGACTGCAGCATCGAGCCGGAAGACGTGGCGATGTTGATCCACTTCTTTCCAAACCTGCAGATCGTGGGCTACAAGGAGCTCGGGACGTCGCTGCAGATGCTCAAGTCACAGCCTAGGAAATTCAGTTGGAAGAGGAGACGCTACCAGTACTGCCTCAAGCTGACGCACGTTGACAACTCGCTATCGAGGGTGCAGAGATGTGATGGGGACGTGGTTGACTTTGTGTGCGAGTCGTGCCCAGATCTCGAAAACCtgaaagtgagagtgtgtgatGAAGATGTGGGAGGAATGGGCAGATTAGAAAAACTGAAACATCTTGAGCTCAGATTTTACACTGGAGTGCATCATCCTATTAGCCTCTCCACGTTAAATTACCTAATGGACCATGGACATAGACTATCCTCTTTAGCTATCTTTTGCAACAGGCTCCATGCCCGGCACATCCAGACAATCGCAGAAAGTTGCATCAACCTCAAGAAGCTGTTTCTCCATGCCAATTCAGCTGTCATGGACACCTTGCTACAATCAAATAAAAATGCAATGAGCAAGTTAGAG gTGCTGAGCTTACGGCTTGGCCACGACGAGCTAATCATGAGTCCCGGTGCCTGTGACATTGCCTGCTTCCTCGTACAGCCGGCAAAGGCCCTCCAGGAGCTATACCTTCTGGTCCGGTCCCACGGCATCAACCACGCGTTCATAGTGAGGCTGCTGGAAATCAATCCCCTTTCGAAAttgaag CCATATAGGGATgggatataa